CGAAATCACCTTCGAATCGGCCCGATCTTGGGGTGAAAAATTGCTCGACCAGTGCGGAGGTGACGAAACCGCCTTGATTCGTGCTGCCTATGCAGAAGCCTACGGCCGACCAGCGGATCGGCAGGAAATTGAATCGGCTCGTCAGTTCATCTTGTCCGATGCTGCGGCGTTATACAATGACGAAAAACAGCTCACCGATCACCAACTTTCCGTTCCACTGCCGGCAAATGTCAATCGCAGGAACGCTGCCGCTGTGTTCGATTTCTGCCATGCCATCATGTGCTCGAACGAGTTTCTGTATGTTGACTAGCTCAAGAATTGAATCTTTCGCTCCGCAACAGACAATCGATTTGCAGTGCGAGCCACCCATTACGGATTCGGCCGCACACACCGAATTCACTGCTTCACGCCGCGAATTTCTGCACCGCGCCGGCGGAGGTATTGGATTACTCGCGCTGGCTGACATGCTGCAAAGCAACAAGCTGGTTGCCGACGACCGGAGTGCTGCGGCGGCCAATTCCTCGTTTCCCAGCCACCTTTCTCCGCTAGCCCCCCGACCCGCTCCACTTCCGGTTAGAGCGCGCTCCGTCATCTGGTGCTTTATCGACGGCGGTCCAAGCCATTTGGACTTGTTCGATCCCAAGCCAGAACTTGTCAAACTTTCAGGCCAACCGCTTCCGGCAAGTTTTGCCCGCCCGATGACAGCCATGGGAAAAACGGCCAATACGCCACTCTTGGCGAGCCGTCGAACGTTCAAGCAGCATGGCCAATCGGGAATTTGGGTCAGTGACTGGTATTCTGAAATCGCGTCCTGCGTCGATGACATTGCCGTCATCCGCTCGTGCTGGGCCGACGGCCTGACGCATGTCAGCAGCGTCGGCCAGATGAATACGGGCACGATCTTCGCCGGCCGCCCCTGCTTAGGCTCGTGGGCGCTCTACGGCCTGGGGAGCGAGTGCGACAATCTCCCCGGTTTCGTCGTGTTGGCCGACTATCCAGATGATCCGCCCGGCGGCAATCGCCAATGGAGCACGGGCTTTATGCCCGCGACATATCAGGGCACCAAATTCCGCAGCGGTAAAGTACCGGTGCTCCATGTCGCACCACCCGAAGGCTATGCGGACAATCGCCAACGCCGCGTGCTCCAATTCGTGCAACAATTGAACCGGCACCACCAACTTCCGCGCGGCGACGACTCGAACCTGGAAGCGCGAATCGCATCGCTGGAGTTGGCTTATCGAATGCAATCGGCTGCTCCTGAAGCAACCGATCTGGCGTCTGAATCGGCCGATACGATCGCGCTCTACGGGATCGATCAAAAAGAAACCGAGTCGAACGGTCGCAATTGCTTGCTGGCTCGCCGGTTGGTTGAACGCGGGGTTCGCTTTGTTCAGCTCTACATGGGTTCGGGCAGCAAGTGGGACGCCCACTCCGACGTTGAAGGCAATCATTCGCAGTATTGCAAAGAAACGGATCGCCCCATCGCAGGGCTGCTTCGCGACTTGAAGCAGCGCGGCCTACTCGATAGCACGTTGGTGATATGGGGAGGTGAATTCGGTCGCACTCCCATGAGCGAAAGCGGCTCCGGCCGCGACCACAACCCCTACGGTTTTACCCTCTGGATGGCCGGTGGCGGTGTGAAGGGTGGTGTGACTTATGGCGCAACCGACGAAATCGGTCTGTACGCTGTCGAAAACAAGGCTCACATCCACGACATCCACGCGACAATTCTGGCGCTCATGGGCCTCGACCACGAACAGCTTACTTTTCGCAACAACGGTCGAGACGAGCGGCTGACAGTCACCAGCGGCGAAGTCATCCGTAATATCTTTGCCTAATTGCCCGATTGCTGAAACTACTGGCGCTCGTCGGCACGAAGCGCAGTCTTGAACATTCCTTTGCAACTCGTTAACACCAGCACTTGAGCGAGAGTGGAGTTCCAACTCATTTGTCCTTGTCTGTTTCAATTACACGATTTACAGTAGCGCGAAGGTAGCCGCACCGTGCTGACGGCGCGGCCATTTCGTAGAATGCCCTCATGCCGATCCTCTATCCACTGCGTTTTGAGCCAATCTTCCGCCGCTATCTGTGGGGTGGCCGCAAGTTGGCGACGGTGCTCAACAAACCGATCGGCCCCGAAAGCTGCGCAGAAAGCTGGGAAATCGTCGATCGGCCTAACGACCAAAGTCGCGTCTCCATCGGCCCACTCGCCGGCAAGACTCTCGGCGAAATTGTTCGCGACCACGGCGAAGCCCTCTTGGGTAGACATCATCCGCAAACGCAATTTCCGCTTTTACTGAAGTTTCTCGATTGCGAAAAAACGCTCTCAGTACAGGTGCATCCCAGTGACGAACAAGCGGCAAGGCTCACGCCGCCAGATCACGGTAAGACTGAAGCCTGGATCGTCGTATCGGCTGAATCCGACACGCTGATTTATGCCGGCTTGAAACGCGGCTTCGACCGCGGCGCCCTCGAACGCGAACTGAATCGTGGCACCTGCGACCTGTGCTTGCACCGCTTCGAACCTAGTCGCGGCGATTGTATCTTTCTTCAGGCAGGCACCGTCCACGCACTGGGCGCGGGCCTTCTCATGCTAGAAATCCAGCAAAACAGCGACGCCACCTTGCGCATCTTTGACTGGAACCGGCTCGGCCCCGACGGAAAGTCGCGCCCGCTCCATATCGCCCAAGCTCTCGAAGTGATCGATTTTAGTCGCGGCCCCGTGAGCCGGCAAACTCCTCAGCCCACCGACCGCCCTCACATCACTCGGCTCGTCGAGTGCGACAAGTTCGTCCTCGATCGCTGGGAATTCATGGAACCGGTCCGCATCGGCGGCGACAACCGCTTTCACATCATTGCGGTGCTGCACGGCGCGGCAGACATCCTCTGCGACCCCGAACAGCAAACTCTCACCCTCGGCGACACGATCTTGCTCCCCGCCGATCATCCCCGCTGTTTCTTCATCCCGGATGGGCCGTCGACGCTGGTGGATATCTACTTGCCCTAAAATAGAGATTTCTTGCGTAATACTGTTCGGCAATTGTCGGTTGGCAGCAGATGCAAAATCATGGCTGATACTCCGACCGCAGACGTTTGACGCATTTCCGAGCCGCGCCCATTAGGAAGCAGGATCGAAACAACCGCTTCCTGACGAGCGCGGCTCCAATTTAGAAGCATGTCGCTCGTGGCTATTGCAGAGAATCCCTGGTGACCGAATGTCGGGTTGCTGCGTTTACTGCGGGAATGTCGAGCGGTCGCCGACTTTGACCTTGATGCGAAGAGTTTCACGATTGCGCAGCACGACAAGCTCCACTTCGCGGCCGACTTCGGTCAGGGCGACAAGGTTGATCAAATGGTCGTCGTTTTCGATCGGAATGCCGTTTAATTGGAGCACGACGTCGCCCACTTGCAAACCGGCCTCCTGGGCAGGGGAGTTCGCTGTGATACCCGAGATCCTTGTCCCGCGTTGCCGCGAAAGACCGGCGTTGGTTGCCGCCACCGTCGTGAACAGGTGATCGAGCGAGACGCCGAGGTAAGCTCGCACAACATTGCCGTCGCGGTCGATGAGTTGTTTGGCGACGTTCATTACAACATTGATTGGAATGGTAAAGCCGATCCCCTCGCTGCCGCCAGAACTGCTGGCGATAGCGGTGTTCATGCCCACAACTTCGCCTTTCAAGTTCAGCAGCGGGCCACCGCTGTTGCCGGGGTTAATCGCCGCGTCGGTCTGCATAAAGTCCTTATATTTCACGCTTTCGCTCAGCCCGTCCAGATTCCACCGGCCTTTGGCGCTGATGATGCCGAAGGTTACCGAGTGGCTCAGCCCGAACGGACTGCCAACGGCCAGCACGAAGTCGCCGACATCGATCTCATCGCTGTTGCCGATATGAGCTGACACCAATCGGGGCGCGTCGACGGCAATGACCGCCACGTCGGTCTGCAGATCGGCCCAGATTCGAACGGGACTAATGATCCGGCCGTCAGCAAGTTTGATCTTGATCTTGTCGGATCGAGAATCTTTGACGACGTGGCGGTTTGTAAGCACGTAATAGCGGCCGTGGTATTCGATGATCGTTCCCGAGCCAGCCTCTTCGACCTGTCGTCGAGGATAGCGGCCAGCGCTCTCGTGCTCCGAGTCGATATGCACCACCGTCGGCCTGGCCACTTGAACCGCTTTTCGCAAGACATTGGCTTGGCGCTGCAAGTGGACCGACTCGGCGGCCAGTTCGGCGTACTGCTTTTCGCGCTGCTCGGCCGAGGGCTCGGCGTCGTCGATTTGAGCGAACGCGGAATTGCCGCCGCCGAGCATCAGTGCGGCTACAAAAAGCATGAGTTTCAACAGAAAACAGTG
The genomic region above belongs to Pirellulales bacterium and contains:
- a CDS encoding DUF1501 domain-containing protein; this encodes MLTSSRIESFAPQQTIDLQCEPPITDSAAHTEFTASRREFLHRAGGGIGLLALADMLQSNKLVADDRSAAAANSSFPSHLSPLAPRPAPLPVRARSVIWCFIDGGPSHLDLFDPKPELVKLSGQPLPASFARPMTAMGKTANTPLLASRRTFKQHGQSGIWVSDWYSEIASCVDDIAVIRSCWADGLTHVSSVGQMNTGTIFAGRPCLGSWALYGLGSECDNLPGFVVLADYPDDPPGGNRQWSTGFMPATYQGTKFRSGKVPVLHVAPPEGYADNRQRRVLQFVQQLNRHHQLPRGDDSNLEARIASLELAYRMQSAAPEATDLASESADTIALYGIDQKETESNGRNCLLARRLVERGVRFVQLYMGSGSKWDAHSDVEGNHSQYCKETDRPIAGLLRDLKQRGLLDSTLVIWGGEFGRTPMSESGSGRDHNPYGFTLWMAGGGVKGGVTYGATDEIGLYAVENKAHIHDIHATILALMGLDHEQLTFRNNGRDERLTVTSGEVIRNIFA
- a CDS encoding trypsin-like peptidase domain-containing protein, whose product is MLRLRLLRMHCFLLKLMLFVAALMLGGGNSAFAQIDDAEPSAEQREKQYAELAAESVHLQRQANVLRKAVQVARPTVVHIDSEHESAGRYPRRQVEEAGSGTIIEYHGRYYVLTNRHVVKDSRSDKIKIKLADGRIISPVRIWADLQTDVAVIAVDAPRLVSAHIGNSDEIDVGDFVLAVGSPFGLSHSVTFGIISAKGRWNLDGLSESVKYKDFMQTDAAINPGNSGGPLLNLKGEVVGMNTAIASSSGGSEGIGFTIPINVVMNVAKQLIDRDGNVVRAYLGVSLDHLFTTVAATNAGLSRQRGTRISGITANSPAQEAGLQVGDVVLQLNGIPIENDDHLINLVALTEVGREVELVVLRNRETLRIKVKVGDRSTFPQ
- a CDS encoding class I mannose-6-phosphate isomerase translates to MPILYPLRFEPIFRRYLWGGRKLATVLNKPIGPESCAESWEIVDRPNDQSRVSIGPLAGKTLGEIVRDHGEALLGRHHPQTQFPLLLKFLDCEKTLSVQVHPSDEQAARLTPPDHGKTEAWIVVSAESDTLIYAGLKRGFDRGALERELNRGTCDLCLHRFEPSRGDCIFLQAGTVHALGAGLLMLEIQQNSDATLRIFDWNRLGPDGKSRPLHIAQALEVIDFSRGPVSRQTPQPTDRPHITRLVECDKFVLDRWEFMEPVRIGGDNRFHIIAVLHGAADILCDPEQQTLTLGDTILLPADHPRCFFIPDGPSTLVDIYLP